In a single window of the Salvelinus alpinus chromosome 15, SLU_Salpinus.1, whole genome shotgun sequence genome:
- the LOC139540238 gene encoding NADH dehydrogenase [ubiquinone] 1 alpha subcomplex subunit 9, mitochondrial-like gives MAAAVLVSRPASVLPRFSSSCSPVVLSAIPLTVQQRKVHHAVIPRGKGGRSSSSGVAATVFGATGFLGRYVVNRLGRMGSQIVIPHRCDQYDLMYLRPMGDLGQIIFMEWDARNKDSIREALAHSNVVINLVGREWETKNYPFEDTYVSIPQQIAKATREAGITKLIHVSHLNADIRSPSKYLRNKAVGEMAVREEFPDAIIMKPSEMFGREDRFFNHFANMRWFGSAVPLISMGKKTVKQPVHVVDVAKAIINAIKDPDANGKTYALVGPNRYLLHDLVEYVYAVAHRPFVPYPLPRPLYHLVASFFAMNPFEPWTTPDKVDRFHTTDMKYPGLPGLEDLGIVPASVEQKAIEVLRRHRRFRFLEAELADTKPAKTVNY, from the exons ATGGCGGCTGCTGTGCTCGTTAGCCGTCCTGCGAGTGTCCTTCCCAGGTTTTCTA GCTCCTGCTCCCCTGTGGTGCTGTCAGCCATCCCTTTGACAGTCCAGCAGAGGAAGGTCCACCATGCTGTCATCCCCAGAGGGAAAGGGGGGCGCTCCTCCTCCAGTGGGGTAGCAGCCACAGTCTTCGGAGCCACCGGCTTCCTGGGCAGATATGTTGTCAACCGCCTGG GTCGTATGGGTTCTCAGATTGTGATTCCTCACCGATGTGACCAGTATGACCTCATGTACCTCAGGCCCATGGGGGATCTCGGCCAGATCATCTTTATG GAGTGGGATGCCAGGAACAAGGATTCTATCAGAGAAGCCTTGGCGCACTCCAATGTGGTTATCAACTTGGTGGGACGAGAGTGGGAGACGAA GAACTATCCCTTTGAGGACACCTATGTGAGCATCCCTCAGCAGATTGCCAAGGCCACCAGGGAGGCAGGCATCACAAAGCTGATCCACGTATCTCACCTCAACGCTGACATCCGCAGCCCCTCCAAATACCTTAGGAACAAG GCAGTAGGTGAGATGGCTGTGAGAGAAGAATTCCCTGATGCCATCATCATGAAGCCCTCTGAGATGTTTGGAAGGGAAGACAGATTCTTCAACCATTTTGCCA ACATGCGTTGGTTTGGGAGTGCTGTGCCTCTTATCTCCATGGGAAAGAAGACCGTGAAGCAGCCTGTTCAT GTGGTGGATGTGGCAAAGGCTATCATCAACGCCATCAAAGACCCTGATGCTAATGGAAAGACATATGCACTAGTCGG ACCTAACCGTTATCTCCTTCATGATCTGGTGGAGTATGTATATGCTGTGGCACACAGGCCCTTTGTGCCCTACCCACTCCCACGCCCTCTCTATCA TCTTGTTGCAAGTTTCTTTGCAATGAACCCATTCGAGCCTTGGACAACTCCTGACAAAGTAGATCGG TTCCACACCACAGATATGAAGTATCCAGGGCTTCCTGGCTTGGAGGACCTGGGCATCGTCCCTGCCTCCGTAGAGCAGAAGGCCATTGAGGTCCTGCGTCGCCACCGTCGCTTCCGCTTCCTGGAGGCTGAGCTGGCCGATACCAAGCCAGCCAAGACAGTTAACTATTGA